GACGGTTTGTGATCAATTATTACAAACCTTGCCACCCCCTCCCCGAAGCAATGCCTGGCGGCGGTCCCGGGGGGGATCCAGGGTGAAGAGgggaggtttttagtgggtaggcgccccATTCtggggtgaatcccacataaccacTGCCGACAGAACATCAGGCAGTggtacctatgaaggttttCCTCCcctacacaaaaaaaaaaaaaaaaaaaaaaaggttagttcaggttagttcaggttagttcaggttagttcaggttagttcaggttagttcaggttagttcaggttagttcaggttagttcaggttagttcaggttagttcaggttagttcaggttagttcaggttagttcaggttagttcaggttagtacgCATTTGACGCTCATAGTGTGAAGACGTGCTTGATTGAGCTCCGGCAAAATCGTGAATTTCTAATGTACAAAGTGCTTACCCGTGAGTAAATTGCAGTGTTTCCTGTGGGACGAGGCTAGGACTTCAGCCTGGGTCGCCAGCATCCTGGTGGGGACGCAGGGGCCCCCTTCTGGGAGCTCTTTCCTGGATTCGGAACTCAGCCGGGACTACTTACCTGGGTTTTGGCTGCAACAGCGAGCTGGAGACGGTGGACTTATGACTTGGACAATTAATTTGGCAAGTACTAGGGCATAATAACTGTTAGAATCGCTATACATAGCAATTAATTGCTAATTAGCGACTTAATTTGCATACACAGAGGACATTCCTAAGTGTGCATTTGAGTGGTGTGCGTAGACCTTTTAGCAAAGGTGGCACGAATAGCGATACCTGGGCCCgcataaaaaattgttgtggTGGCGCTCGGAACGTGTGAAGCGTTCTGATTGTGCGTGCTCCCTAATAATAGATTAATAGGGAGTTTGCGAAATTTCTACTTCAgaataaactgcattttcctGTGTTTTATTTAGTCTTAAGGCACTGTTTCCTTTTAGATTAGGTAGTTAATAAGTAGGATAGCATGTCGGACCCCCCCAAAAGGGCGGAGGGTCGCGAAGATGACCCCCAAGAGGGTACATCGGGTAGAATACTTACCAGAAATGTGTCATGGTACAGTAGTAGGGCAAGCGCGTCCGAAATGGGGGATGACGATGAGGCGGATACTTACCTGGGGTCTGAGGATGGTTCTGTGGTATCGAGGCAGGCGGTGAAGGACTACCAGTGGGACGACGAGGCTCGAACCTCGAAGGATAAGAAGAGGAAAAGGGCGGAATCCATCCGTTCTTTGGATGCGCTATCCACGCATTCACAGGAAGCTGCGGAGGCTAAAAGAAAGCGCAAAGCAATGGAAAAGAAGCTTTGTGAAGTTATAAAAGCCGTTAATAGCATAGCAAGAGAACTTACCGTACACGTAGCAAAGAACGTGAATACGAAGAAAGAAATAAAGGACGGGATAGCAGCCCTTAGAAAAAAGGCGGATGAATTATGTAGCAAGGAAATGGGGGAATTCCTCGATACAATAGGGGATAAGATGGGGGTCACGCTGAAGGATCAGGATACTCAAACCGTAATTGGGGGGATTACTGCGCCCGAAAAAAGATCCGAGGGGACCCAAACGGTGGAGACGTCGGAGGAGGATATAGTCCAGATGGACAAAATCAATGGTATGTTGGACTCGGAGGGGGACCTCGGGGTCATTCACGAAATGATCGGGGAAAAGTGGCCAATACAGTGCTACAAAAGAACGACCACGGAGAAGGGGAGCATACTGGACCAAGAGGATAGAGACATGGTGATAATACACGACTGTGGACCCGACGAATCCAGCAGATTTATCGAGGAACTTTGCGAGTTTAATGCTCAACTCGAAAAGTTAATCAAGAAGGACGGGATGAAGGCGCACTTGCTTTACGAGTTGAGACAGCACGATATGCTTACCTGTGAGGAGGAACCCGACCACCGTAGCGACACGGATAGGATCATTTACTTATGTAAATTAGATCACGAGACTGGGGGTTgtgacaaaacaaaaaatatactaGACATCCTGGCCAAGATAAAGATGAAAACGATGGATAATGGCAGAAGGAGGCTGGCTTTTGCCACGACCAAAGCGGTAACCACGGTGGGGATCAGGAGATTATTAGAATTCCTGTATAGAGAAGAGGAAGGCGACGACCTAAGGGTCTACGGGGTACCGACGCGGAAGCGGAGGACCGAGAAACTAGGAACGGGAACGGACGTGGACGGACGAAGGGGAACCGAAAGACAACAAACCGAGGAAGAACCGAAGTTCTTGGCCGGGGGCAAGAGGGGCATGGAGACCCTAAGAATTAAATTGAACGAAGGGCAAAAGACGAACTTCGCAACAATTGTGAAGGGCCTAAAAAAGGGGATCGACGTGGATACCCTGGgggtcaaaataaaaaatctgagAGTCAATAAGGAGGGCCTAATCCACGTGGGCTATACCGGCAACACGGAAAACAAGGGTAAATTCCTATCTAAagtacaggaatgtataagcGAGGTGGGTCAGGGGGAGTTGGTCGAGAGGATGACCACTCTCTTTTTAAAGGACTTGGACGAGACGGTGGATGAAGAGGATATTGTCTCGTCGATTACGGATGTACACGGGAATGCGGAAGTGAAGATAACGATGGCCAGGAGGTCGAACAGGGCCGGACTGAGGCACGCCTTCGTCAGGCTCCCGTGCGAGATCGCGGCCAAAGTCGCAAGAATGGGTTACATAAGGATTGGCTGGACCAAGTGTAGGGTGGACCAGGCAGATTCCCCAATTAGGTGTTTTAATTGCAGCAGGTACGGGCACAATGCCGCCGCCTGCAAAGTTAAGGAGACTATGGTGGGCAGGTGTCTCAACTGCTCGCAGGAGGGGCACCTAGCCCGCGAATGTAAGAACCAGCCAAGGTGCTATGTGTGTAAAGACAACAGGGACCATAAGGCGCAAAGCCTGGAATGTCCAAGTTACAAGGCGGCGACCGTCGAGTGGAGGAGGACTGTAAAAATGGCGGGAAGGAACGACTTTAATGGCTAAgcgttttgagaaaaacacaaaaccaTCGGCGAGCAGTACCCTGGGGGTCCAATCGCGGCCTGTCTCGATACTACagctaaattttaatagatgTAGGGCGGCGCACGATCTAATCGATGCGTATATCACGGACAATAAGATCGACGTTGTCTTGGGCTGCGAACCAAACGGCAACGCGATCAACCTAGATTTAGTCGATAGATTTAAGGATTGTTTCGTTAGAATAACTAGTTGTAGGCCTTTAGTGAGTAAGTTTTGCGGCGAGGGCTACGTGATGGCCGAGTTCTCGGACTTGGTCGTCTTCTCTTGTTACTTCTCCCCGAACGCGAGTAAGGACAAATTTGTGCGGTTCCTGGACGATCTATCGGTACATCTGGGGGACCTAAAAGGGAAAAGGGTAGTGATAGGGGGGGACTTGAACGCGAAATCGGCGATCTTCGGCTCCCCCGTCACCAACGTAAGGGGTAAGTTGCTCGAGGAATGGATGCTTGCGCACGGTCTAATCGGTTTCAATGCGGGGGGAATACCTACCTTTGCTAGAAAGACGGGGGAGTCGATAATTGACATCACGCTCGGTAACGATCTGGTGGCAGGGGACTTGGAAGAATGGAGGGTCATGGAGGAGGAAGAAACCCTTAGCGACCACAGAGCCGTGCGGTTCGTCGTCAGGGAAATTAAGTCCGATCGGAGTAGAGGTTCCACGGAACGTGCGAAAAAAGAGGGAAAGAGATGGAAGTTGACGGTAAAAAATCAAGCAGCCTTCGAGGGGAACTTACATGATCTTTTCGGGGCGTACGAGGGGCAAACCTGTAAAGAGGTGATGgcaaaaataacacaatattGCAATAGATACCTGAAAAAAAAGGGGGTTCCCTCTCGTCCGGCGGCGTACTGGTGGAACGCGAGGATCAAGGAGATCAGGGACCAGTGCGTCGCCGCGAGAAGAAACGTCACTAGGGCCAGGAAAAGATTGGGGAAAAAGGACGGGAGCGTAATGGTGGCGGAACATCTGTCGGAAATCTACAAAGGGAAAAGAAAGGAActcaaaaacgaaataaaaaagagcaaaaatctaaaatggaaGGAACTATGTGCCGAAATGGAAAATGATGTGTGGGGCAAAGCCTATCAATTAACGGTGAAGAGGCTAAAGATCGGCACATACAAGGTGGTACCGGAGAAAACGGCCAACGAGCAGGCCACCTTGCTCTTTCCGGTCGGACAGAATTTCACGAGGAACAGGATCCCGATACGCGACGGCGAGTATCCCCAAATCGACAAGAACGAGCTGGAGAACGCGCTGAAGTCCATAAACCCGAAAAAGGCCCCGGGACCGGACGGAGTTACGGCGGATATCTTTCGAAAGATCGGGGAAAAACATGGTGATTTCCTGCTGGGCTTGTACAACTGGCTTTTTACGAGACAGCTATTCCCGAAAATTTGGAAGAGCGCCAAATTGGTGCTCATCGAGAAGCCGAGTAAGGGGCCAAATGAAGAACCCACGTACAGACCCATATGTCTGATAGATGTCGCAGGAAAGGTCTACGAGAGAATCATTTGTGACAGGCTGAACGCCGAGCTGGAAGGAAAGAACGCGCTCTCCAATGCGCAGCACGGTTTCCGGAAACGGAG
The Euwallacea fornicatus isolate EFF26 unplaced genomic scaffold, ASM4011564v1 scaffold_105, whole genome shotgun sequence genome window above contains:
- the LOC136350076 gene encoding uncharacterized protein, translated to MSDPPKRAEGREDDPQEGTSGRILTRNVSWYSSRASASEMGDDDEADTYLGSEDGSVVSRQAVKDYQWDDEARTSKDKKRKRAESIRSLDALSTHSQEAAEAKRKRKAMEKKLCEVIKAVNSIARELTVHVAKNVNTKKEIKDGIAALRKKADELCSKEMGEFLDTIGDKMGVTLKDQDTQTVIGGITAPEKRSEGTQTVETSEEDIVQMDKINGMLDSEGDLGVIHEMIGEKWPIQCYKRTTTEKGSILDQEDRDMVIIHDCGPDESSRFIEELCEFNAQLEKLIKKDGMKAHLLYELRQHDMLTCEEEPDHRSDTDRIIYLCKLDHETGGCDKTKNILDILAKIKMKTMDNGRRRLAFATTKAVTTVGIRRLLEFLYREEEGDDLRVYGVPTRKRRTEKLGTGTDVDGRRGTERQQTEEEPKFLAGGKRGMETLRIKLNEGQKTNFATIVKGLKKGIDVDTLGVKIKNLRVNKEGLIHVGYTGNTENKGKFLSKVQECISEVGQGELVERMTTLFLKDLDETVDEEDIVSSITDVHGNAEVKITMARRSNRAGLRHAFVRLPCEIAAKVARMGYIRIGWTKCRVDQADSPIRCFNCSRYGHNAAACKVKETMVGRCLNCSQEGHLARECKNQPRCYVCKDNRDHKAQSLECPSYKAATVEWRRTKNTKPSASSTLGVQSRPVSILQLNFNRCRAAHDLIDAYITDNKIDVVLGCEPNGNAINLDLVDRFKDCFVRITSCRPLVSKFCGEGYVMAEFSDLVVFSCYFSPNASKDKFVRFLDDLSVHLGDLKGKRVVIGGDLNAKSAIFGSPVTNVRGKLLEEWMLAHGLIGFNAGGIPTFARKTGESIIDITLGNDLVAGDLEEWRVMEEEETLSDHRAVRFVVREIKSDRSRGSTERAKKEGKRWKLTVKNQAAFEGNLHDLFGAYEGQTCKEVMAKITQYCNRYLKKKGVPSRPAAYWWNARIKEIRDQCVAARRNVTRARKRLGKKDGSVMVAEHLSEIYKGKRKELKNEIKKSKNLKWKELCAEMENDVWGKAYQLTVKRLKIGTYKVVPEKTANEQATLLFPVGQNFTRNRIPIRDGEYPQIDKNELENALKSINPKKAPGPDGVTADIFRKIGEKHGDFLLGLYNWLFTRQLFPKIWKSAKLVLIEKPSKGPNEEPTYRPICLIDVAGKVYERIICDRLNAELEGKNALSNAQHGFRKRRSTISAMKQIENHVTARTRGQYGKMDFCAMVCLDVANAFNSAPWKGILSALKRKRISPYLRNLVDSYLSDRRIWVSGNATPYTMSCGVPQGSVLGPTLWNVFYDEILEMDGKIPAKLIAYADDLSVIVCAKDRETLEDRTVRAVSRVTAKLTEMGLNVSQAKTEVVMLSGRRKLRNFQIEVDGNALRSTEMVRYLGVYYGRDRNFGGHVRTIIERTTAKVNALSRIMPRIGGCSTARRRLLASVATSTVLYASSVWGHYADKRVHREKLDGLNRKLSIMTICGYRTISSSVAQVLAGMPPLDLLVRERAQLCGMGEDGADAEGARRDRGEVREEMLGIWQARWDAYEGHAKTFVNDVARWYGRSHGSLNYYVTQALSGHGVFGTYLKKIGKSRSDACWFCGARDTPAHTVFVCTHYDVYRDEAANLCRTRVTSENVADLLLRSEATWDAVVRMLGNIMQDKCAYERSLRASPSLPPDEAL